Proteins encoded in a region of the Cyclopterus lumpus isolate fCycLum1 chromosome 23, fCycLum1.pri, whole genome shotgun sequence genome:
- the lrig3 gene encoding leucine-rich repeats and immunoglobulin-like domains protein 3, producing the protein MCSPAQARRLVRFAVLFLLVLRLQCGSAADARTCPPPCVCIGELLDCSRLRRGQMPEELPEWTVQLDLSHNKLQMLDGTLFSKLQHLSEIKLNHNELDAIPDLGPYASNITTLILANNRINRISVDQLRPFLALETLDLSNNNIVEIKASSFPTLPLKNLFLNNNRISALETGCFTNLSSSLQVLRLNRNRLSAIPAKMFQLPNLQHLELSRNRVRRVEGLTFHGLHALRSLKMQRNGLSRLMDGAFWGLSNMEVLQLDYNNLTEVSKGWLYGLLTLQQLHLGHNAISRIRPDAWEFCQKLSELDLSFNHLSRLEESSFVGLSVLDELHIGNNRVSFIADGAFRGLSNLQKLDLQNNEISWTIEDMNGPFSALDKLKKLFLQGNQIRSVTKKSFSGLDALQHLDLSNNAIMSIQANAFSQMKNLQELRLNTSSLLCDCQLKWLPVWVAEQTFMPCVNASCAHPQMLKGRSMFAVSQEEFVCDDFPKPQITVQPETQSALKGTNVTFVCSAASSSDSPMTFAWKKDNEVLNDAEIHNQAHLRLQGGTAGETEVTEYTTTLELRNVEFSSEGKYQCVISNHFGSSYSTKARLTVNMMPSFTKMPMDLSIRAGATARLECAAVGHPSPQIAWQKDGGTDFPAARERRMHVMPEDDVFFIVDVKTEDIGVYSCTAQNTAGAISANATLTVLETPSFLRPLMDRTVAKGETAVLQCIAGGSPHPRLNWTKDDSPLVVTERHFFAAANQLLIIVDAAEADAGKYTCEMSNALGTERGNVLLAVIPNPNCDSGVQGGVGVGMVSGAGSDGDGWTTVGIVIIAVVCCVVGTSLVWVVIIYHTRRRNEDCSVTNTDETNLPTDIPSYLSSQGTLADRQDGYIPSESGSSHQYMASAISGFYLQPKDMNGFYQLDTGSETDMEAAIDPLLCHYQGPIGSLLRQENLYSTDPTEVFTGCSIDQKPVCIESYSGSLTNSKMRDYFLSEHFDLCSSSVLMQLPNASLHHGPSPQQSDRRPSAEEVEANDYGKPHECLSPSNTFMGTFGKAPWRPSKDLYPGFPPPLVTHNGMTLHENPYTAPDANSDPEEHSLAKDSASEQSNSVYEQPFDSSRTDPFTQRRTST; encoded by the exons atgtgttCCCCGGCGCAGGCTCGCCGTTTGGTGAGGTTTGCCGTGCTTTTCCTCCTGGTTCTGAGGCTCCAGTGCGGATCTGCTGCGGACGCAAGGACGTGTCCCCCTCCATGCGTGTGCATCGGGGAGCTCTTGGACTGCAGTCGGCTGAGAAGGGGCCAAATGCCAGAAGAGCTCCCGGAGTGGACGGTGCAACT GGACCTGAGCCATAACAAATTGCAGATGCTTGACGGCACTTTGTTTTCCAAACTACAACATCTCAGTGAAAT AAAGCTGAACCACAATGAACTGGATGCGATACCCGATTTGGGCCCGTATGCTTCCAACATCACGACGCTCATTCT AGCAAACAACAGGATCAACAGGATCTCCGTGGATCAGCTCCGGCCCTTCCTCGCTCTGGAAACGCTCGAcctcagcaacaacaacatcgTGGAGATAAAGGCCAGCTCCTTCCCCACGCTGCCTCTCAAGAACCT GTTCCTCAACAACAACCGTATCTCCGCACTGGAGACGGGCTGCTTCACCAACCTCTCCAGCAGCCTGCAGGTCCTCCGGCTCAACCGCAACCGCCTCTCCGCCATCCCGGCTAAGATGTTCCAGCTGCCCAACCTGCAGCACCT ggagcTGAGCAGGAACCGCGTCCGCCGGGTGGAGGGCCTGACGTTCCACGGCCTGCACGCCCTTCGCTCCTTGAAGATGCAGAGAAACGGCCTCAGCCGCCTGATGGACGGAGCCTTCTGGGGCCTCAGCAACATGGAAGTCCT GCAGCTGGACTACAACAACCTGACGGAGGTGAGTAAGGGCTGGCTGTACGGCCTGCTGactctgcagcagctccacctcGGCCACAACGCCATCAGCAGGATCCGACCTGACGCCTGGGAGTTCTGCCAGAAACTCAGCGAGCT CGACCTCTCCTTCAACCATCTGTCCAGACTGGAGGAATCCAGCTTCGTAGGCCTCAGCGTGCTGGACGAGCTCCACATCGGAAACAACCGCGTGAGCTTCATTGCAGACGGGGCTTTTCGCGGCCTCTCCAACTTGCAGAAGCT GGATCTCCAAAATAATGAAATCTCCTGGACCATTGAAGACATGAATGGCCCTTTCTCTGCCCTGGACAAGCTGAAAAAACT ATTTCTGCAGGGGAACCAGATCCGCTCGGTGACCAAGAAGTCTTTCTCTGGCCTGGACGCGCTGCAGCACCT AGATTTGAGCAACAACGCCATCATGTCCATCCAGGCGAATGCCTTCTCTCAGATGAAGAACCTGCAGGAGCT GCGTCTGAACACCTCCAGCCTCTTGTGCGACTGCCAGCTGAAGTGGCTTCCCGTCTGGGTGGCAGAACAAACCTTCATGCCCTGCGTCAACGCCAGCTGCGCCCACCCGCAGATGCTGAAGGGCAGGAGCATGTTCGCCGTCAGCCAGGAGGAGTTTGTGTGTG ATGACTTCCCAAAGCCTCAAATCACCGTACAGCCGGAGACCCAGTCGGCGCTCAAGGGTACCAACGTGACGTTCGTCTGCTCGGCGGCCAGCTCCAGCGACTCGCCCATGACCTTTGCCTGGAAGAAAGACAATGAGGTCCTGAACGACGCGGAGATCCACAACCAGGCCCACTTGCGGTTGCAGGGAGGCACGGCAGGCGAGACGGAGGTGACGGAGTATACAACCACCCTGGAGCTACGTAATGTGGAGTTCTCCAGCGAGGGGAAGTACCAGTGCGTCATCTCCAACCACTTTGGATCGTCCTATTCCACCAAGGCCAGACTCACGGTCAACA TGATGCCTTCCTTCACCAAGATGCCGATGGACCTGAGTATCCGAGCTGGAGCAACAGCCAGGCTGGAATGTGCCGCCGTTGGTCACCCTTCCCCTCAGATCGCCTGGCAGAAAGACGGAGGCACCGACTTCCCTGCCGCCCGCGAACGCCGTATGCACGTCATGCCGGAGGACGACGTGTTTTTCATCGTGGACGTGAAGACCGAGGACATCGGCGTTTATAGCTGCACGGCTCAGAACACAGCCGGAGCCATTTCTGCAAACGCGACGCTCACTGTGCTAG AAACACCTTCCTTCTTGCGGCCCCTCATGGATCGCACGGTGGCCAAGGGCGAAACCGCCGTCCTCCAGTGCATAGCTGGCGGCAGCCCTCACCCGAGGCTGAACTGGACCAAAGACGACAGCCCCCTGGTAGTGACCGAGCGCCACTTCTTCGCAGCCGCCAACCAGCTCCTCATCATCGTCGACGCTGCAGAGGCGGACGCGGGGAAGTACACCTGCGAGATGTCCAACGCGCTGGGCACGGAGAGGGGCAACGTTCTGCTGGCGGTCATCCCAAATCCCAACTGCGACTCCGGGGTGCAGGGCGGCGTGGGAGTCGGCATGGTGAGCGGCGCGGGATCGGACGGCGATGGGTGGACCACGGTGGGAATCGTCATCATAGCCGTGGTGTGCTGCGTGGTGGGCACGTCGCTGGTGTGGGTGGTCATCATCTACCACACGCGGCGACGCAATGAGGACTGCAGCGTCACCAACACAG ATGAGACCAACCTGCCGACCGACATCCCCAGCTACCTGTCCTCCCAGGGAACGCTCGCCGACCGACAGGACGGCTACATCCCATCAGAGAGCGGCAGCAGCCATCAGTACATGGCTTCGGCAATCAGCGGCTTCTACCTGCAGCCTAAAGACATGAACG GTTTCTATCAGCTTGATACAGGAAGTGAAACCGACATGGAGGCGGCCATCGATCCTCTGCTCTGCCATTACCAAGGTCCCATCGGCTCACTGCTTCGCCAAGAGAACTTGTACTCCACTGACCCGACAGAAGTCTTCACAG gCTGTTCCATCGACCAAAAGCCCGTCTGCATTGAGTCCTACAGCGGCAGCCTGACCAACTCTAAAATGAGggactacttcctgtctgagcaTTTtgacctctgctcctcctctgtgctGATGCAGCTCCCCAACGCCAGTCTCCACCACGGCCCCTCTCCACAGCAGAGTGACCGCCGGCCATCTGCGGAGGAGGTTGAAGCTAACGACTACGGGAAGCCTCACGAGTGCCTTTCCCCCTCCAACACCTTCATGG GAACATTTGGGAAGGCTCCGTGGAGGCCTAGCAAGGACCTTTACCCGGGCTTCCCACCGCCGTTGGTGACGCATAACGGGATGACTCTGCACGAGAATCCCTACACGGCTCCGGATGCCAATTCCGACCCGGAGGAGCACAGTCTCGCCAAGGACTCGGCGTCGGAGCAGAGCAACAGCGTTTATGAGCAGCCGTTTGACAGCAGCAGGACAGATCCCTTCACCCAGCGCAGAACGAGCACTTAG